The sequence ATCATCTTCTCTACACGGGCCCGGATAAAGTCCATCACAGCTGGCTGATTGTCATAGGTCAAGCTAGCAAAGTTCAAGCTATAGAGCTCCGCAATCAACTGATCCAATGGAATTTCCCAGCCAAATGCTTCCAAAATCCGCACGATACCCTGTGTCGCACGACGAAGAGCGTAAGGGTCGTTTGAGCCAGAAGGAATCAAGCCAACAGAGAAGAAGGATAGAAGGGTGTCGAATTTGTCAGCCAGTGCCAAGACCGCGCCGACCTTGCTCTCAGGCAATTCGCCTTCTGCAGAGTTAGGAAGATAGTGCTCACGGATAGCTGCTGCCACCGCAGGTTTTTCCCCAGCAAGAAGGGCATACTTCTCACCCATGATCCCTTGCAATTCATCAAACTCACCGACCATACCTGTCAAGAGGTCAAACTTGTAGATGTCCGCTGCACGTGCCACATCCGCTTTTTCATCCGCAGACAAGCCAGCCAAGTCAGCCAGTTTTTCTGCGATGACTTTAGTGCGTTCCATGTGCTCGTAAAGTGAGCCGATTTTCTCATGGAAGGTCACGACTTTGAGGCGTTCTACCAAGTCGGCAATCTTGAGTTTTTGGTCCTCACGCCAGAAGAACTCACCGTCTTCCAGACGAGCCACCAAAACTTTTTCATTTCCTTTGATGACATTGTCAAGGTACTGGTCGTTACCGTTACGGACAGAGATGAAGTTTGGCAAGAGCTTGCCAGCCTTATCACGCACTACGAAGTAACGTTGGTGGTTTTTCATTGAAGTGACCAAGACTTCTTCTGGTACTTCTAGGTACTTGGTGTCAAAGGAACCCATGAAAGCAGTTGGGTACTCGACCAGATTGAGAACTTCATTGAGCAGATCTTCATCAATCTCAACCGTCACATTGTGTTTGTCCTCGATCGCCTTGATTTGCTCGACGATCATATTTTGACGCTCTGCTGGGTCTGTAATGACAAACTGTGCACGCAAGTCCGCCTCGTAAGAATCTGCACTTGCAATCTCGGTTTCATTTCCAAGGAAACGATGACCACGGCTGATGCGAGCTGACGAAATGTCCAAGAAATCCATATCCAGTGCCTCGTCGTCCAAGAGAACGGTCAGGGTGTGGACTGGACGGATGTAGGCGAATTTGTTGGACGCCCAGTTCATGCTGACAGGGAAGGTCATAGCCTTCAAGACCTCTGGAATGCCCGCCAAGACTACCTTAGCTGGCTGACCAGTTTCGTGCTTGGTCACATAGACATACTCTTCACCCTTGATCTCGCGGAATTCGATGTCTGCAGTCGTCAAGCCTTTGCCACGGACAAATCCTTCTGCCGCCTTGGTGAAGTTCCCGTCTGCATCCAAGGCAATCTTCTTAGCAGGACCCTTGAAATCTTCGGTCAGGTCTGTCTGCTGGTCCGCCAAACCACGCACACGAACAGCCAAACGGCGTGGTGTTGAAAAGACATCGATGTTCTCAAAAGCCAAACGGTTGTCTGTCAAAAAAGTCGCCATGCGATCACGCAACTGGTGCATGGCTGGGGTTACGATGTAGGCAGGAATTTCTTCCAAGCCAAGTTCAACAAGTAAATTCTTTGTCATTATTCTGCGTCCTCCTTCAACAATTCTGCTCGTGTTGCTTCGTCTAAAAGTGGGAAGCCGAGTTTCTTCCGCTCTGCCACAAAGGTTTTGGCAACGACACGGGCAAGGTTACGGATACGGGCAATGTAACCTGCACGCTCGGTTACAGACACTGCACCGCGTGCATCTAGTAGGTTAAAGGTATGAGAACATTTGAGCACATAGTCAAAGGCTGGGTGAACCAAGCCCTCTTCCAAAGCCCGCTCTGCTTCTTTTTCAAACTTAGTAAAGTTTTCAAGGAGCATATTCTGGTCTGATACTTCAAAGGAGTATTTTGAATGCTCATATTCCGGCTGGATGAAAATTTCACCGTATTTAACGCCGTCTGCCCACTCAATATCGTAAACGGAGTCAACTTCTTGAATATAAGAAGCCAAACGCTCCAAACCATAAGTTACTTCGGCTGTGACTGGACCTGTTGCCAAACCACCAACTTGTTGGAAGTAGGTAAACTGCGTGATTTCCATACCGTCCAACCAAACTTCCCAGCCCAGACCTGCTGAACCTGTTGACGGGTTTTCCCAGTTGTCCTCAACGAAACGGATATCGTGTTCCAAAGGATTGATGCCCAAACGCTCCAAAGACTCCAAGTAGAGTTCTTGGATATTAGAAGGCGACGGTTTCATCACCACTTGGAATTGGTGGTGCTGATAGAGACGGTTTGGGTTTTCCCCGTAACGACCGTCCGCAGGACGACGAGAAGGCTCCACATAAGCCGCATTCCAAGGCTCAGGCCCGATAGCACGCAAGAATGTGTATGGGCTCATGGTACCCGCCCCTTTTTCCGTATCATAAGCCTGCATGAGCAAGCACCCCTGCTCATTCCAAAATTGTTGTAAGGTCAAGATAATCTCTTGAAATGTAAGTTTCTTTGACATATTTTTCCTTCTTTCTATTATATTTCAAAATTGCTAGTTCTCCACACTAGGTATGGTTTCCACAAAAACAGCCTGCTCTGCCTTGTCCAGATAGGAACAGGTCATAGCTTCTAGGTCGATGACCCACTTGTAAATGCCTGCTTCTGCTGTTTCCTGACAGAAGGTTGGAAAATCTGTTTGTCCAGCCTGATGATTGCGTAAGATAGTCACAAACTGGTCCAGATTGGCTTGGTCCGAAACAGGTTTCGTCACTTGATAGCCCTGCTTTTCCAGAGTCTGCCCTGTCTGTGAGCGATAGATAACCTGGCCAGACTGGATATCCACCGTATTTTCCACCATAGCCAAGTCCATAAAATAGGCAATCAGTTTGGGAAAATCAGGCCCTGTAAACTGCTCATGACCACGATTGATGTTTTCTAAAGTAAACATTGGTCTCCTTTCTTTGTAGTAATTGCCTCACATTCTTTGATGTAAAGCAAGAAATACTCGGTCGGCAGACAAAAAGAACCACATTCTCCTCCCCTGTCAACAGACATAGGGGCGTTGAGAACGCGGTTCCACCCTAATTTATTACTTCATTTGTATGATTCTGATTGAGTCGGACGTGGTCACGACTGGGAAAGCGCCAATTATTTCAAGACTGGCTTGGCTTTCACTCTCCCAAGCTCGCTAGACAGGCTTTTGAAACAACCTTCTTTCATGCTTAGTATTGTAGCAGAAAAATCAAGGTTTGTCTACTCTCGCCTTACAAAACCAAACTCTCCCAGTCCCCCCTCATCGCGATTTCAACACGCTCGCGGATAATGGCAGCTGACTGGTCTAGCAAGGCCGATTCTTCCTGGCTCAAGTCTAGGTCCACCGTGGCTTCAATCCCGCTCCGCCCAACTGTCGCTGGGTAGCCTAGGTAGGTCCCGTAGGCTGCAATGTAGTGGGAGACCGGCAAGACTGCTCTGCTATTGGACAAAACAGCCTCGATCAAGGTCTTGGCCGCCGCCGCAATAGCAAAGTTAGTGTAACCCTTGCCGAAGAAGACCGTGTGGCCGCCCATGCGTGCCTCCTCGGCTAGCTGGTCCAGCTCCTCTTTTGTCAACAAGGCCTGGATAGGTGTTTGACCAATCCGCACCTGGCTCCAAGCGGTGAATTGGGAGTTGCCATGCTCACCCAGATTGTAGCCTGAGATGCTGGTCGGAGCAAGCCCAAACCGCTGACTCACCGCACGCTTCATCCGAGCCGTATCTAGCAAGGTCCCCGTGCCAATCACTCGCTCTTGGGGGAAACCTGTGTAGGTCTGATAGAGTTGAGTGATGACATCAACAGGATTGGTGATAACCATGAGAATGCCTGAAAAACCAGACGCAACCAGCTTTTCCGACACTTCCTTGACCTCTTGACTGGTAAAGGGCAACTCTGCAAAACGGCTCTTGGCTGCATTGCCCTGTAGGCTGATCTTGCCAAGACTGGACACCACAATATCCGCATCCGCCAGAGCCGCATAGTCGTTGAGAATAAAGTTGGCAAACTGACCTGAATTGGCAACGCGGTCCTGCATATCCAGCACATCCGCTGCCAGTTTCTTTTCATCCTTATCAATCACCACATAGTCATCAAAGACCTGTCCAGCAATTAGGTCATGCAAAAGGGTTGCTCCAACGTGACCCAGTCCGATGATTCCAATTTTTCTAGCCATGTGCTGCCTCCACAACTTCTTCTAGACGTAGCATAGCTGCAACCACCTCATTTGCAGTGATATCCGCTCGGATATTGACATAGCTCTCTGTTGGAACGGTGGCCTTTTCGGCCACTTTTTGCATGGCAGTCAGGCGGTCTTCTGTCACTCCCAACTGGTCCCAACGGTAAATATAACCATTCTTTTGATAGAAAGGCAATAGTTTACGAACCTCATCTTCATCACCTGTCAGACAGAGCTGGACCAAGATGCCGTAGGCAACCTTTAAGCCATGGGCAATCTCGTGGGTTTCATGAAGGACTGTCAAGCCATTATGGAGGGCATGGGCTCCTGACACATAGTCACTGGTTTGACAGCCGACATTGGCAGCCACAGCATAGACCGTGTCCACCATGCGCTCAAAGGCTGGCGTGACTTGCTTTCTGTCTGCCGCATCAAGAACAGCCTCCGTATCATGCAAGAGAATGTCCTGGCTAACCTGAGCCGTCGCCAAGGCCAATTGTACCATGGCTGGTAATTCTTGCCGCTTCTTACCTCGATGAATGGCTTCCAGCTCATACCATTTGGCCAAGGTATCTGAAATGCCGCTAATCAAATACTCTTTCGGAGCATCAATCAGCAAATCATAATCTACCACCGTCATAAAACCAGACCGCTGGCAATAATCAATAGATTTGAAACTGTGGTCTGGATAATAAGCTACCAAGAGCGGAGTAGAGCAAGCACAGGTTGCAACCAGAGTCGGCACCAGAACAAGCTCAACATTGAGCCGATCGGCCACACCTTTACTGGTATCCATTACCTTGCCACCGCCGATACCGACAATGACATCTGCCCCTAGTTGACGGGCTCGATCTGCCAAACGGTCCATGTCCTCATGGCTGGCTGTACGGTCATAGAAGAGTACCGACCAGTCTGCCTCCTTACCGTAATGCTTAACAAAGGCGGCATAGGCTACTTGGCCCGTCACAATCACTGGTCGCTGGAAGAGAGAAAGCCGAGCAGGCAATTCTTTCAAGGCACCTTGGGAAGCTACGTATTGACCAGGCTCACCACGTACTAATTTTTCAAACTCCATAAGCGGTCACTCCTTTTTAGTTTAGTATAGTAAAAAACAAAGACACGGTCAAACTTCCACTTGTCTTTGTTTCTAACAGTATGTTCTAGCGATGGTTGATTTTTTTCGTAAGGAAATCACCAACAAACTGAATGACGAAGATCATCACCAAGATGAGAATAGTCGCCACCAAGGTAACGTCATCTGCGAAGCGATTGTAACCATAGGAAATCGCTACGTTTCCTAAACCACCTGAACCAATCGCTCCTGCCATGGCTGTATAACCAACGAGGGAAATCAAGGTCAAGGTTGTCACACGGATGATATCTGGAAGACCTTCGCGCAAGTAAACCCCAATAATATCTGGAATGGTTGCCCCAGAAGCCTGAGCCGCCTCAATCACGCCACGGTCCAGTTCTGATAAGACAACTTGGATTTGGCGAGCATAAAATGGAAAGACTGATAAGGCCAAAGGAACCAAGGCTGCCTTGGCACCAATACCTGTCCCCACAATAGCACGTGTTACAGGGTTCAAGAAAGCCAATAAGATGATAAATGGAATCGCACGAAAGAGCGATGCAACCTTATCTAAAATCCAAAAGACATACTTATTTTCCAAAACACCTCTTGGGGCTGTAAGGACCAACAAAAGTCCTGTAATCAAGCCCAATAGTCCACCAAATAAGAAAGACCAACCCGTCATGTAGATGGTCGCATTAATAGCTGTCAACCAACCTGTTTGCGTATCCCATCCCATTCTATATACATTGGGCATATAAGTTTCAATCCATTCTAACATGGCTGCTCTCCTTTCAAAATCGTTACTTCAACATGGGCTTCCGTTACAGCTTCAAGTGCTCGGTGGATATTGCCAGGCTCTCCTGACAAAATCAAGACCATTTCACCAACTGGCGTGTGGTCCAAGATTTCAATATTTCCATAAAGGATATTGGAAGAAACCTGATAAAACTTATAGAGATCATTGACAATAGCTGTATCTGTGCTAGCACCTGAATACTTGAGTTGTACCAATAGGCTGTTCTCTGGCAAGTTTTGCACAATTCCCTGTTGGTAAATCTTCACCAAGGCCTCATCAATTCCTGTTGCTGTTTTGATAAAATCTTGGGTCAATTCTTCTTTTGGATGCGAGAAGATTTCAAGGACAGAGCCTTCTTCAATCAAGCGACCATCCTGCATAACAGCCACACGATTGGCAATATCTTTGACAATCTGCATTTCATGGGTAATCAAAACAATAGTCAAGCCAAGTTTTTCATTCAACTCCTGCAAGAGAGCCAGAATTTGCTTGGTTGTACGAGGGTCCAAGGCAGAGGTTGATTCATCTGAAATCAAGATTTTCGGATCATTTGCTAAGGCACGCGCAATAGCTACCCGTTGTTTCTGACCACCTGACAATTGGGCAGGGTAGTTTTCAGCTCTATCTGCCAATCCCACCAATTCCAAGAGACGGTTGACTTTTTCTGCCTTCTCTTCCTTGCTCAATCCAGAATGTTTCAGGGCAAAGGCAACGTTTTCTGCTGCCGTCATTTGTGCCATCAGATTAAAATGCTGGAAAATCATACCGATATCACGGCGTTTTTCCCGTAATTGAGCAGGGCTCAAGGTTACTTTTCCTTGGTCAAAAATCACATCATCATCGATGGTAATCGTTCCAGCCGTTGGCACTTGCAAGAGATTGATGACACGAACCAGGGTTGACTTACCAGCCCCCGAATAGCCCACGATGCCATAAATATCTCCCTGATTAATATGGATGCTGACATCCTTGACCGCTGTAATCTCCCGTTTTTTCTGACGGAAGGTCACATCAATATTGTCTAATTTAATGATTTCCTTACTCATACGCTTTAATCAACTCCTCAATTAATTCAACATGTGCAATGTAGTCTGCAATCTTCACATTTTCATCACCTGCATGGTCTCGACTACCCTCATGTCCCAAACCAAATCCAGCAATGGGAACACCTAAGGCATGAAAGACTGTATGCATGGGACCTGTACCAGGTGAGGTCGGCAGTACCGACACCCCCTGGGGATAAAAAGACTTAGCCAAATCGATGACCTTTACAATGGCAGGTGCAGACATATCCGAACGGTAGGATTCTTCCCCTAGGGTAAATGCTACCTCAACTTGGTCAAATCCTTGATCTGCCAGATAGGTACGAATAGCACTTAAAACGCCATCAGGCGTCAAACCTGGAACCAGACGAACCTCCATCTTGGCACTAGCATTGGCAGGAATGATGGTCTTGACTCCCTGCCCCTGATAGCCTGTGGACAAACCTTCAATGGTAATAGATGGTTCAAAATACAATCGTTTCAAAAGTTCTCTGCGTTCCTGACGCAAGAGCGGTAAACTTAAACCATAAATTTCTTTCAAACTATCTGCATTGACCAAGGCATATTCCTCTACCAAGGCCATTTCACGCTCGTTAGGTTCTTGGACCTTATCATAAATCCCTGGAACCTTGATACGACCGTCTGATTCACGTAGACTAGAAATAGCTTGCAACAAGTACCAGGCTGCCGAGTCAATTACCCCACTAAAGGAGGAATGAATATCCAAATCAGCACTCTTGACAGAGACATCAAAGGTCACGATCCCCTTGTTCCCACCAGCGATTTCCAATTGGTCCTTCTTATTACGGATACCTTGTTCCCAGACCAAGAGTTCTGCCTGACTAAGCTGGTCCTTGTATTTGACCAGATACTTGTCCAAATCCACCGAAGCAGACTCCTCAGCTCCTTCCATGATAAAGATAATATGAACTGGAAGGCTGCCATGCTGGGCCAAGTATTTTTTGACAGCAGATAGGCGAGCTACAATGTGTCCCTTATCATCATCCACCCCGCGACCGTACATACTGTCTTCAGTCAGGGTTAATTCAAAAGGCTGGCCTTTGAGCCAGATTTGGTCGCTGTCGGCTGGAACCGTATCGTAGTGGTTGTAGAAAATAATGGTTTTGGCTTCAGGATTATCTGCTTCAAATCTCGCCAAGACAAAAGGTGCTGCGAATGACTTATCAACCAAGACATTGGCTCCTGCTTCTTCAAATACCTCTTGAAGATAATCAGCCACCTCTTCCAGACCAATTTGTTGGGCAAAAATCGATTTTTTACCAATCAAGGCCTTCAGATGCTCCAAATCCTGCTGGACAATGGCATCCTGCCAAAATTTTTCAATTTGTTCTTTTTCTGACAAAAATGCCATTTTGACTTTCCTCTCTAAAAACAGGAATAGAAGCTGAAACACATGTATCAGCTTCCTCTACTCCCTATCTATAAACTATTATTCTGCTGAAACTTCATCCCAGATAGCGAAATCTGTTTGATTTGAAGCACGTTCGATGATTTCTGCAACTTCATCCGTGTTATAGGCTGCAATCAAAGTTTTAATTGCATCAGCCTTGTCAGATTCTTCCCAACCGTTTTGCGCTGCAATAACGTTGTACCAAACTTCAGTGTCTGCACCTTTTTGCTCGATGTAGAGGGCTTTAGAAGTATCAAGACCTGCTTCTTGTGCATAGTTGTTGTTGATAACTGCACCGTCAACTGACTCAAGTGAGCGAACTGTTTGGCTTGCATCCAATTCTGTAATAGTGATGTTCTTTGGATTTGAAGTGATGTGTGAAAGTGTTGCCAATTCGCCATCTGCAACATCCAACTCGATCAAACCTGCTGACTCAAGCAAGAAGAGGGCACGGCTTTCGTTTGTTGCATCGTTTGGAACGGCAATTTCTGCACCTTCTGGAATATCTTCAATAGAAGTATACTTATCTTTACCACCTTCAACACCAGAGTAGAAGCGGATTGGGCTGTACAATGTGTAACCAGCTACTTGCAAGTCACCACCGTTTTCAGTGTTCCAGTTGTTCAAGAAGTAAATATGTTGGAAGGCATTGACATCCACATCTCCTTCAGCCAAAGCCTTGTTTGGTTGTGAGTAATCTGTGAACTCTGTCAACTCAACTGTTACACCCTCAGCTGCTGCCAACTCCGTTACCTTGTCCCAAACTTCTGTCGTATAGGCATTACGTGTCATAATCCCCACTTTTACAGTTGTTGTGTCTGCAGAAGACTCCGTTGTTGTTGAAGAACTTGAACTGCACGCCGCCAAAAGACCTAGTGAGAGAGCAGCTGTTGCTGCAAGACCAAAAATTTTCTTTAATTTCATGTTGTATATCTCCTTAATTTGAACTATCCCTATCTTACCACAGGGAAAGCAATCTGGCTATTAGACTTTTTTTATGCTCAGATATAAGAAAAAACTATAACAAACATATTATTGGTTATTAGTTTTGAACCATTTGTATATAGATACGGACAGAATAGCCCAAACTCCCAAATATTCTACCAAGCAGCTCCAAATGAAAAATGAACAAAAAAGCACCGAACTGGTGCTTTTATAATTGTTCCACTAAATAACGAAAGAGTTGGCGTGAGCGTTCGCATTCTTGCCACAGAAATTCTGGGTGCCATTGAATCCCCAGCAGTGAAGCCCCTTTTCGACTTTCAAAAGCTTCAATCGTTCCATCTCTTGGATCATGGGCAGTAGCTACCAAGCCTGGTGCCAAATCCTTGATGCTCTGACGATGGAAAGAGTTGATCTGACTGCCTTGGTCAAATAGCTGACCAACACGACTGTGAGGTTTGATACGAAGACTATGCGAAGTTCCAGCATACCCATCTTGCCAGTGATCCTCAATAGCCTGATGGAGACTACCACCAAGGGCGACATTTAAAAGTTGCATGCCTCGGCACACTGCAAAAATCGGTTTGTTTTGCTTCAAAGCCTCTCGAATCAGAGCCAATTCAAACTCATCACGCGCCAATAAATAGTCATCACTTTCAATCGACTTTTCTTCTCCATAGAAACGAGGATCCACATGCTGACCACCCGACAAAATTAATTTATCAATCATAGTCACGTAGTCTCTGGCCTGGGAAACCTCTCCCATGGGGATGACAATAGGCAATCCACCCGCGTCGCTAACACCTTGAGCCAATTCGCTTGCGACGGTAACATAAGTCATGCCTGTCTGACCAGGAATATGCTTTTCATTTCCAGTAATTCCTACAAGAACTTTTGCCATACAGGCACCACCTTTCGACCTACTTGAACAACATTCTACCATGTCCCTCTATTCTTGTAAAATAGAGATCTTTTATCAGGACTTTAAGAATTTTTATCAGTCACATACCTAGATTGAACATGCACTGCAAGCTGATGAAATCAACTGGATACAACAAATCCAAAGAAAGAATGATTTTTAGCATTTTCATTTGGTTCTTCTTGTTAAACAGTTGAGTTATTGCTGCTGCATTTTTTACATGGAACCAATATATAAAGTTTATGACCTCTTAAAAAAATTTTTATAAGAACCTAACTCGACTCCAATTTTTCAACATCGAAAATATGACTCAAAAAACCGACAACAAAATAGTAGAAAACTCAAATATCTAATTGTTTTATTTGTAAAACTATAACTACGACTGCATTGGATCACTAGATAAGAATGATTGGTATAGTTTTTGACTATATACTTCCTTATTTATTTTCAATTATACAGACCTGAATGTTTTTGTTAGGATAAAGGGGTAGAATATTTTGGAGGATCGAACATGACAACAACTATTATCGGATTTCCCCGTATCGGCGAACACCGCCAATTAAAATTTATCACTGAAAAATACTTTAGAAACGAAATTCCGCAAGAAGAGCTTTTAGCGGCAGCAAAGGACCTGCGTGCCAAGCACTGGACTATTGTTAAAGAAGTCGGCATTACTGAAATCCCAAGCAATGACTTCTCACACTATGACAATGTTTTGGATGCAGCTGTTCTCTTCAATATCGTACCAAAAGCAGTTCAGGACCTGGACTTGACTGATCTTGAAAAATACTTCGCTTTGGCGCGTGGCTATCAAGGAGACAAGGGTGATGTTCGTGCTAGACCAATGAAAAAATGGTTCAACACCAACTACCACTATATCGTTCCAGCTATTGAAAAAGACACAGAAATCAAACTAGCTGGTCACAAGATTTTCGACGAATTCCAAGAAGCAAAGGATCTGGGAATTACTACTCGTCCAGTCCTTATTGGTCCATTCACCCTCTTACAATTAACTGATTTTGAAGAAGGTGTGAAAGCTGAAGATGTAGCAGATAGCTTGGTTGCTGCCTACGGACAAGTATTTGCAAAATTGGCAGAACTTGGCGCTGAAAAAATCCAGTTAGACGAACCTAGCTTGGTCAAGGATTTGACTGCTGAAGAAAAAGCCCTTTTCTTAAACATCTACCAAACACTCTTGACAAATAAGAAAGGCTTACAAGTCCTTATCCAAACCTACTTCGGAGATGTGCGTGATATTTACACAGAATTAACAAACCTACCAGTCGATGCCATCGGTCTTGACTTTGTTGAAGGTAAGGAAACGGCTGCACTTGTAGCAACGGGCTTCCCGGCTGATAAGACCCTCTACGCTGGTATCGTCAACGGTAAAAACATCTGGCGTAACAACTATGAAAAGAGCTTGGCTGTCTTGGAGGCTATCCCAGCTGAAAATATCGTTCTAACAACTTCTTGTTCCCTTCTTCATGTACCATTTACTACAGCTAATGAAGAATTTGAACCTGCTATCCTCAATCACTTTGCCTTTGCGGTTGAAAAATTGAGCGAATTGCGTGATTTGGATGCTATTCGTAATGGTCAAGGAGAATCTGCTCTCATAGCCAACAAGGAACTCTTTGCCCTTGAGCGTGTTGGTCGTGATGCAGACCTTGCAGACCGCTTGGCAGGTTTGACAGATGCAGACTACACTCGTCTTCCAGTCTTTGCGGAACGTGAAGCTATCCAGCGCGAAAAATTGAACTTGCCACTACTTCCAACCACTACTATCGGTTCTTTCCCTCAA is a genomic window of Streptococcus sp. 29896 containing:
- the glyS gene encoding glycine--tRNA ligase subunit beta, whose product is MTKNLLVELGLEEIPAYIVTPAMHQLRDRMATFLTDNRLAFENIDVFSTPRRLAVRVRGLADQQTDLTEDFKGPAKKIALDADGNFTKAAEGFVRGKGLTTADIEFREIKGEEYVYVTKHETGQPAKVVLAGIPEVLKAMTFPVSMNWASNKFAYIRPVHTLTVLLDDEALDMDFLDISSARISRGHRFLGNETEIASADSYEADLRAQFVITDPAERQNMIVEQIKAIEDKHNVTVEIDEDLLNEVLNLVEYPTAFMGSFDTKYLEVPEEVLVTSMKNHQRYFVVRDKAGKLLPNFISVRNGNDQYLDNVIKGNEKVLVARLEDGEFFWREDQKLKIADLVERLKVVTFHEKIGSLYEHMERTKVIAEKLADLAGLSADEKADVARAADIYKFDLLTGMVGEFDELQGIMGEKYALLAGEKPAVAAAIREHYLPNSAEGELPESKVGAVLALADKFDTLLSFFSVGLIPSGSNDPYALRRATQGIVRILEAFGWEIPLDQLIAELYSLNFASLTYDNQPAVMDFIRARVEKMMDKAIPKDIREAVLASSTFVVRLQLAASSAIFQKSKETDYKEAVENLSRVFNLAEKAEATVIDEALFENDQEKALSDAVAGLELTEDMAGNLDKLFALSPVIAAFFDNTMVMADDAAVKANRLALLKALADKASAVAVFNLLNSK
- the glyQ gene encoding glycine--tRNA ligase subunit alpha — protein: MSKKLTFQEIILTLQQFWNEQGCLLMQAYDTEKGAGTMSPYTFLRAIGPEPWNAAYVEPSRRPADGRYGENPNRLYQHHQFQVVMKPSPSNIQELYLESLERLGINPLEHDIRFVEDNWENPSTGSAGLGWEVWLDGMEITQFTYFQQVGGLATGPVTAEVTYGLERLASYIQEVDSVYDIEWADGVKYGEIFIQPEYEHSKYSFEVSDQNMLLENFTKFEKEAERALEEGLVHPAFDYVLKCSHTFNLLDARGAVSVTERAGYIARIRNLARVVAKTFVAERKKLGFPLLDEATRAELLKEDAE
- a CDS encoding DUF1398 domain-containing protein, with translation MFTLENINRGHEQFTGPDFPKLIAYFMDLAMVENTVDIQSGQVIYRSQTGQTLEKQGYQVTKPVSDQANLDQFVTILRNHQAGQTDFPTFCQETAEAGIYKWVIDLEAMTCSYLDKAEQAVFVETIPSVEN
- a CDS encoding L-lactate dehydrogenase, with translation MARKIGIIGLGHVGATLLHDLIAGQVFDDYVVIDKDEKKLAADVLDMQDRVANSGQFANFILNDYAALADADIVVSSLGKISLQGNAAKSRFAELPFTSQEVKEVSEKLVASGFSGILMVITNPVDVITQLYQTYTGFPQERVIGTGTLLDTARMKRAVSQRFGLAPTSISGYNLGEHGNSQFTAWSQVRIGQTPIQALLTKEELDQLAEEARMGGHTVFFGKGYTNFAIAAAAKTLIEAVLSNSRAVLPVSHYIAAYGTYLGYPATVGRSGIEATVDLDLSQEESALLDQSAAIIRERVEIAMRGDWESLVL
- a CDS encoding iron-containing alcohol dehydrogenase family protein, with protein sequence MEFEKLVRGEPGQYVASQGALKELPARLSLFQRPVIVTGQVAYAAFVKHYGKEADWSVLFYDRTASHEDMDRLADRARQLGADVIVGIGGGKVMDTSKGVADRLNVELVLVPTLVATCACSTPLLVAYYPDHSFKSIDYCQRSGFMTVVDYDLLIDAPKEYLISGISDTLAKWYELEAIHRGKKRQELPAMVQLALATAQVSQDILLHDTEAVLDAADRKQVTPAFERMVDTVYAVAANVGCQTSDYVSGAHALHNGLTVLHETHEIAHGLKVAYGILVQLCLTGDEDEVRKLLPFYQKNGYIYRWDQLGVTEDRLTAMQKVAEKATVPTESYVNIRADITANEVVAAMLRLEEVVEAAHG
- a CDS encoding methionine ABC transporter permease; the encoded protein is MLEWIETYMPNVYRMGWDTQTGWLTAINATIYMTGWSFLFGGLLGLITGLLLVLTAPRGVLENKYVFWILDKVASLFRAIPFIILLAFLNPVTRAIVGTGIGAKAALVPLALSVFPFYARQIQVVLSELDRGVIEAAQASGATIPDIIGVYLREGLPDIIRVTTLTLISLVGYTAMAGAIGSGGLGNVAISYGYNRFADDVTLVATILILVMIFVIQFVGDFLTKKINHR
- a CDS encoding methionine ABC transporter ATP-binding protein, with translation MSKEIIKLDNIDVTFRQKKREITAVKDVSIHINQGDIYGIVGYSGAGKSTLVRVINLLQVPTAGTITIDDDVIFDQGKVTLSPAQLREKRRDIGMIFQHFNLMAQMTAAENVAFALKHSGLSKEEKAEKVNRLLELVGLADRAENYPAQLSGGQKQRVAIARALANDPKILISDESTSALDPRTTKQILALLQELNEKLGLTIVLITHEMQIVKDIANRVAVMQDGRLIEEGSVLEIFSHPKEELTQDFIKTATGIDEALVKIYQQGIVQNLPENSLLVQLKYSGASTDTAIVNDLYKFYQVSSNILYGNIEILDHTPVGEMVLILSGEPGNIHRALEAVTEAHVEVTILKGEQPC
- a CDS encoding M20/M25/M40 family metallo-hydrolase, which encodes MAFLSEKEQIEKFWQDAIVQQDLEHLKALIGKKSIFAQQIGLEEVADYLQEVFEEAGANVLVDKSFAAPFVLARFEADNPEAKTIIFYNHYDTVPADSDQIWLKGQPFELTLTEDSMYGRGVDDDKGHIVARLSAVKKYLAQHGSLPVHIIFIMEGAEESASVDLDKYLVKYKDQLSQAELLVWEQGIRNKKDQLEIAGGNKGIVTFDVSVKSADLDIHSSFSGVIDSAAWYLLQAISSLRESDGRIKVPGIYDKVQEPNEREMALVEEYALVNADSLKEIYGLSLPLLRQERRELLKRLYFEPSITIEGLSTGYQGQGVKTIIPANASAKMEVRLVPGLTPDGVLSAIRTYLADQGFDQVEVAFTLGEESYRSDMSAPAIVKVIDLAKSFYPQGVSVLPTSPGTGPMHTVFHALGVPIAGFGLGHEGSRDHAGDENVKIADYIAHVELIEELIKAYE
- a CDS encoding MetQ/NlpA family ABC transporter substrate-binding protein; protein product: MKLKKIFGLAATAALSLGLLAACSSSSSTTTESSADTTTVKVGIMTRNAYTTEVWDKVTELAAAEGVTVELTEFTDYSQPNKALAEGDVDVNAFQHIYFLNNWNTENGGDLQVAGYTLYSPIRFYSGVEGGKDKYTSIEDIPEGAEIAVPNDATNESRALFLLESAGLIELDVADGELATLSHITSNPKNITITELDASQTVRSLESVDGAVINNNYAQEAGLDTSKALYIEQKGADTEVWYNVIAAQNGWEESDKADAIKTLIAAYNTDEVAEIIERASNQTDFAIWDEVSAE